One window from the genome of Acidobacteriota bacterium encodes:
- a CDS encoding PA2169 family four-helix-bundle protein, which translates to MEPMTALREETVEKLQDLIEVNNDSCEGFKTASDQVNEDALANLFAQLAQDRAGFSAELQNYVRLNDETPDDDASARGTAHRLWLKVRAAINGGDAKVILIELERMEDKIKHTYEEVLEETGGALHDALQRQYTQVKAGHDRVRDLRDSYLDR; encoded by the coding sequence ATGGAACCGATGACCGCGCTCCGCGAGGAGACCGTTGAGAAACTTCAGGACCTGATCGAGGTCAACAACGACAGCTGTGAAGGATTCAAGACGGCTTCCGATCAGGTCAACGAAGACGCTCTCGCCAACCTCTTCGCCCAGCTAGCCCAGGACCGCGCGGGCTTCTCCGCCGAGCTGCAGAACTACGTCCGCCTCAACGATGAAACCCCGGACGACGACGCCAGCGCCCGCGGCACGGCTCACCGTCTATGGCTCAAGGTGCGGGCAGCCATCAACGGTGGCGATGCCAAGGTCATCCTCATCGAGCTGGAACGCATGGAAGACAAGATCAAACATACCTACGAGGAGGTGCTGGAAGAAACCGGCGGTGCCCTCCACGATGCGCTCCAGCGCCAGTATACGCAGGTGAAAGCGGGGCACGACCGCGTCCGCGATCTGCGCGATTCCTACCTCGACCGATAA
- a CDS encoding DUF1328 family protein has translation MLQWALIFLVVAIIAAIFGFGGIAAGAAGIAKILFYIFVVLFVLGLLMHVFRRA, from the coding sequence ATGCTGCAATGGGCCCTCATTTTCCTCGTCGTCGCCATCATCGCCGCCATCTTCGGTTTCGGTGGCATCGCCGCCGGTGCCGCGGGTATCGCCAAGATTCTCTTCTACATCTTCGTGGTGCTCTTCGTCCTCGGCCTGCTGATGCACGTCTTCCGGCGAGCCTGA
- a CDS encoding glycosyl hydrolase translates to MKRFVLLLCLGLWVAWLPTVDAFAAKGDQKAKKKAQDEAQAEQEGPLSAGTFSGLALRGIGPALTSGRVSDLAVDPENRHRFYVAVASGGLFYTENGGTTFTPIFDDQASYSIGVVTLDPNNSLTVWVGTGENNSQRSVSYGDGVYKSVDGGKTWENMGLKESEHIGRIVVDPRDSDVVYVAAQGPLWRAGGDRGLYKTTDGGETWERILHVDEHTGASDLWMDPRDPDVLYAATYQRRRRVWTLINGGPGSGIHKSTDGGKTWTELTRGLPQEDMGRIGLAMAPADPDVLYAIIEASGEGQGFYRSTDAGSNWEKRSGYVSNSPQYYNELIPDPVNVDRVYSMDTFMMVTDDGGASFRQAGQSSKHVDDHALWIDPQNTDYLLSGCDGGLYESFDRGKTWSFFANLPITQFYKIAVDNDLPFYNVYGGTQDNNTLGGPSRTRTTNGVTNREWFVTLGGDGFEPAVDPDNPDIVYSQWQYGNLARFDRRTGEIIDIQPQPAPGDDPPRWNWDSALLLSPHSPKRLYFASQRVYRTDDRGNSWQPVSGDLTRQLDRNELPVMGKVWSVDAVAKNRSTSVFGNIVALAESPRVEGLLYAGTDDGLVQVLEPGAEEWRRVESFGGVPAADPVGPYVADLVASQHDDDTVYAALNRHKDGDFRPYLAKSTDRGATWSLISGDLPERGSMWAVAEDPQDPSLLFAGTEFGVFFSLDGGQQWTQLKGGIPTIAVRDLEIQTREQDLVVGTFGRGIYILDDYSALRGLEEASLEQDALIFAPRRTWMYMPSAPLSLDGKAFLGDNFYTADNPSFGALLTYYLKDGLKTLEEQRQEQEKEMEEAGESVSYPTWDDLRAEDREADPVVLLTIKDEEGNVVRTLTGGGGKGFQRVAWDLRFPSAEPVDLNPGERPFWIEDPIGPMVVPGTYTVELAKRQGGELVALAGPVSFEAVPVGVATLPADDQDALFSFQRKTARLQRAVLGARQAAEEAQSRLDHLRAAILATPEAELALLDRQEALAVRLDDLLIDLRGDRTVAQRNEAVSPSITERVARIVSGHWTSTSAPTQTQMDSYEAAAAAFGDNLAGLRTLMEEDLVALEDDLEAAGAPWTPGRLPTWSPE, encoded by the coding sequence ATGAAGCGCTTTGTGCTCTTGTTGTGTTTGGGCCTATGGGTGGCGTGGCTGCCCACGGTGGACGCGTTCGCCGCCAAGGGAGATCAGAAGGCCAAGAAGAAGGCGCAGGACGAGGCCCAGGCAGAGCAGGAGGGGCCCCTTTCGGCGGGCACCTTCAGCGGTCTGGCGCTCCGCGGCATCGGGCCGGCGCTGACCTCCGGCCGCGTGTCGGATCTGGCCGTCGATCCGGAGAACCGGCATCGTTTCTACGTCGCGGTGGCTTCCGGCGGGCTCTTCTACACGGAGAACGGCGGCACCACCTTCACCCCCATCTTCGACGACCAGGCGTCCTATTCCATCGGCGTCGTCACCCTCGACCCCAACAACTCGCTGACGGTGTGGGTGGGCACCGGTGAGAACAACAGCCAGCGCAGCGTTTCCTATGGCGACGGCGTCTACAAATCCGTGGATGGCGGCAAGACCTGGGAAAATATGGGGCTGAAGGAATCCGAGCACATCGGCCGGATCGTGGTGGATCCGCGGGATTCGGACGTCGTCTACGTCGCCGCCCAGGGGCCGCTGTGGCGGGCCGGTGGTGATCGCGGGCTGTACAAGACCACCGACGGTGGCGAGACCTGGGAGCGCATCCTGCACGTCGACGAGCACACCGGCGCCAGCGATCTGTGGATGGATCCCAGGGATCCGGACGTCCTCTACGCCGCCACCTACCAGCGGCGGCGGCGGGTGTGGACGCTGATCAACGGCGGTCCCGGCTCCGGCATCCACAAGAGCACCGACGGCGGCAAGACCTGGACCGAGCTCACCCGCGGCCTGCCCCAGGAGGATATGGGGCGCATCGGCCTGGCCATGGCGCCGGCGGATCCGGACGTCCTCTACGCCATCATCGAAGCCTCCGGGGAGGGCCAGGGCTTCTACCGCTCGACGGACGCCGGCTCCAATTGGGAGAAGCGCAGCGGCTACGTCAGCAACAGCCCGCAGTATTACAACGAATTGATCCCGGATCCGGTGAACGTCGATCGGGTGTATTCCATGGACACCTTCATGATGGTCACCGACGACGGCGGCGCCAGCTTCCGGCAGGCGGGGCAGAGCTCCAAGCACGTCGACGATCACGCCCTGTGGATCGACCCGCAGAACACCGACTACCTGCTCTCCGGCTGTGACGGTGGACTGTACGAGAGCTTCGACCGGGGCAAAACCTGGAGCTTCTTCGCCAATCTGCCCATCACTCAGTTCTACAAGATCGCCGTGGACAACGATCTTCCCTTCTACAACGTCTATGGCGGCACCCAGGACAACAACACCCTGGGCGGCCCGTCCCGCACCCGCACCACCAACGGCGTCACCAACCGCGAGTGGTTCGTCACCCTCGGTGGCGACGGCTTCGAGCCCGCCGTCGATCCCGACAATCCGGACATCGTCTACTCCCAATGGCAGTACGGCAATCTGGCGCGCTTCGACCGCCGGACCGGGGAGATCATCGATATCCAGCCCCAGCCGGCGCCGGGGGACGATCCGCCGCGGTGGAATTGGGATTCGGCGCTGCTCCTCAGCCCCCATTCGCCGAAGCGCCTGTACTTCGCCTCCCAGCGGGTCTATCGCACCGACGATCGGGGCAATAGCTGGCAGCCGGTGAGCGGCGACCTCACCCGTCAGCTGGATCGCAACGAGCTGCCGGTGATGGGCAAGGTGTGGAGCGTCGACGCGGTGGCGAAGAATCGCTCCACCTCGGTCTTCGGCAATATCGTCGCCCTCGCCGAATCGCCGCGGGTGGAGGGGCTGCTCTACGCCGGTACCGACGACGGCTTGGTGCAGGTGCTGGAACCGGGCGCGGAGGAATGGCGCCGGGTGGAGAGCTTCGGCGGCGTGCCGGCGGCGGATCCGGTGGGCCCCTACGTGGCGGACCTGGTGGCCTCCCAGCACGACGACGACACGGTCTACGCCGCCCTCAACCGCCACAAGGACGGCGACTTCCGCCCCTATCTGGCCAAGAGCACGGACCGCGGCGCCACCTGGAGCTTGATCTCCGGCGATCTGCCGGAACGGGGCTCCATGTGGGCGGTGGCGGAGGATCCCCAGGATCCCTCGCTGCTCTTCGCCGGCACCGAATTCGGCGTCTTCTTCAGCCTCGACGGCGGACAGCAGTGGACCCAGCTCAAGGGCGGCATCCCCACCATCGCCGTGCGCGATCTGGAGATCCAGACCCGGGAGCAGGACCTGGTGGTGGGCACCTTCGGCCGCGGTATCTACATCCTCGACGATTACTCGGCGCTGCGGGGTCTCGAGGAAGCGTCCCTGGAGCAGGACGCTTTGATCTTCGCTCCCCGCCGCACCTGGATGTACATGCCCTCCGCGCCGCTGTCCCTGGACGGCAAGGCCTTCCTGGGGGACAACTTCTACACCGCCGACAACCCGTCCTTCGGGGCTCTTCTCACCTACTATCTGAAGGACGGCCTGAAGACGTTGGAGGAGCAGCGCCAGGAGCAGGAGAAGGAAATGGAGGAAGCGGGGGAGAGCGTTTCCTATCCCACCTGGGACGATCTGCGGGCGGAGGACCGGGAGGCGGATCCGGTGGTGCTGCTGACCATCAAGGACGAGGAGGGGAACGTCGTTCGCACCCTCACCGGCGGCGGCGGCAAGGGCTTCCAGCGGGTGGCCTGGGATCTGCGCTTCCCCAGCGCCGAGCCGGTGGACCTGAATCCCGGGGAACGGCCCTTCTGGATCGAAGATCCCATCGGGCCGATGGTGGTGCCGGGGACCTACACCGTCGAGCTGGCGAAGCGCCAGGGCGGTGAGCTGGTAGCCCTGGCGGGACCGGTCTCCTTCGAGGCGGTGCCGGTGGGAGTGGCGACGCTGCCGGCGGACGACCAGGACGCCCTCTTCTCCTTCCAGCGCAAGACCGCCCGGCTGCAGCGGGCGGTGCTGGGGGCGCGCCAGGCGGCGGAAGAGGCGCAGTCTCGCCTGGACCACCTACGGGCGGCGATCTTGGCCACGCCGGAGGCGGAGCTGGCGCTGCTGGATCGTCAGGAAGCGCTGGCGGTACGGCTGGACGACCTCCTCATCGACCTGCGCGGTGATCGCACCGTGGCGCAGCGCAATGAGGCGGTCTCGCCGTCCATCACCGAGCGGGTGGCGCGCATCGTCTCCGGTCATTGGACCTCCACTTCCGCGCCGACCCAAACCCAGATGGACTCCTACGAAGCCGCCGCGGCGGCCTTCGGGGACAACCTGGCGGGACTGCGCACGCTGATGGAGGAAGACCTGGTGGCCCTGGAGGACGACCTGGAAGCCGCCGGCGCTCCCTGGACCCCGGGGCGGCTGCCGACCTGGTCTCCAGAATAG
- a CDS encoding tyrosine-type recombinase/integrase, translated as MHVEELVERVVEELRRRQRSESTVAAYAAWVRRWGRVAGEQGPWTVVSAEEFLDAWVAGRDLALSTWVQARCALRFALGTVLAVAGGRGLAGEIPAPVRRAVSTGSPTRSSGRPPQRGRRRRRRPPRPPVRSRSGCPRETPQGVLTAGEVARLLAELPLPSRLVAALVYGGLRLHEALELRVEHVDPRGRWVRAGSGGRRIPLPRSWHPVLVQQRRRARSGHAWKGKGSNFGAGTKPGSRQRQGRPEEAFLFPARRGARGHRNVRSVQRALHQAARDSGLSGRASSRILRRSAAVHLLEAGFDSQLVRRLLGLRSEAALRAHTRWVRRRRIASPLALLELDSPRSEMGF; from the coding sequence ATGCACGTGGAAGAACTGGTAGAGCGGGTGGTGGAGGAGCTGCGTCGGCGGCAGCGGAGCGAGTCGACGGTGGCGGCCTACGCCGCCTGGGTGCGGCGGTGGGGCCGGGTGGCAGGGGAGCAGGGACCGTGGACGGTGGTCTCGGCGGAGGAGTTCTTGGACGCCTGGGTGGCCGGCCGGGACCTGGCCCTGAGCACCTGGGTGCAGGCGCGGTGCGCCCTGCGCTTCGCCTTGGGGACGGTGTTGGCCGTGGCCGGAGGGAGGGGGCTGGCGGGGGAGATCCCGGCACCGGTGCGCCGAGCGGTATCCACCGGCTCCCCGACCCGGAGCTCCGGCCGGCCACCGCAGCGCGGACGCCGGCGTCGGCGAAGGCCACCGCGGCCCCCGGTGCGCTCCCGGTCCGGCTGCCCCCGGGAGACGCCGCAGGGGGTGCTCACCGCCGGGGAGGTGGCTCGTCTGTTGGCCGAGCTGCCTCTGCCCAGCCGGCTGGTGGCGGCCCTGGTCTACGGGGGCCTGCGGCTGCACGAGGCTTTGGAGCTGCGGGTGGAGCACGTCGACCCCCGGGGCCGCTGGGTGCGGGCGGGGAGCGGTGGCCGGCGCATCCCCCTGCCGCGGTCTTGGCATCCGGTGCTGGTGCAACAGCGGCGGCGGGCCCGTTCGGGCCATGCTTGGAAGGGCAAGGGCTCCAACTTCGGAGCCGGAACCAAGCCTGGATCCCGGCAGAGGCAGGGACGGCCCGAGGAAGCCTTTCTCTTTCCCGCCCGTCGGGGCGCCCGGGGGCACCGGAACGTACGCAGCGTGCAGCGGGCCCTGCACCAGGCGGCCCGGGACAGCGGCCTCAGCGGCCGGGCCAGCAGCCGCATCCTGCGCCGTTCCGCCGCGGTACACCTGCTGGAAGCGGGTTTCGACAGCCAGTTGGTGCGGCGTTTGTTGGGTTTGCGCAGCGAGGCGGCGTTGCGCGCCCACACCCGCTGGGTCCGCCGCCGCCGCATCGCCAGTCCCCTGGCGCTCCTCGAGTTGGACTCACCACGGTCGGAAATGGGGTTTTAG
- a CDS encoding winged helix-turn-helix domain-containing protein, whose translation MPPASDPSARPTPGQTNGQTNGQTPDQTNDDQSNATREFRFGSWTARPSLNRLLGEAGETVSLEPRLMRVLVSLARAEGRPVSRESLLQAVWGDVMVTEDSLTLAVSELRKLLGDDPRRPSYIETIRKVGYRLLPPVHWLEPAPHHPETDPLGTVPAGTLELSPDPPPAPSPEPASSSPPPGRRLGALPPAPLQRRLQILLLALIFVTALGVLWWKLSGAPDPGHDDGPRTAAPAENLPPSPATTVLTTYPGLELGPALSPDGRQLAFVRLAALGEHYRIFLKNLNTETPMELGGDMLYQGMPNWSQDGSRLAFVGCTSEGCAIYLQPLPGQDPRRLFELQALMPGSLSWSPDGSFLAFADRRGPSGAARIHRLSLPALEVKPLTRFAEESVEDFYPSLSPDGRRLAFARGLWRVDAARGLPGLVGQVFVLELDSGRLRRLTEKPQEIFGLDWQPGGDSLVYAALDESLGSALLELPLDGSPQRQLFHSDFLIRHPQVHRPTGRILFEHWNGDQNVWRFEIDPSVERQRSLAPEDGERYLYSTRFDAGARFSPDGSRIAFISSRTGSHEVWIRDKASEALYQLTDFPDRSPQPPRWSPDGRRLAFTVHPGEDSHLYIADAQALTVPQRPTVTWPGNLRLSSWSRDGRSLYTASDRSGSWQLWKIDATTGHGQQLTTAGGTTAAEAPHPKGSTAGLYLYFTRPKQPGLWRRPLDQFPETPDSEPAELFAEDLNTFDDRNWGLKDTDLFYCYRTAEGAWLRLRDLDSGAQRTLTQLPWIPSASHAMDLSPNGRELLLGQVEDLSADVLALEPPD comes from the coding sequence ATGCCACCCGCTTCCGACCCCAGCGCCCGGCCCACCCCCGGCCAGACCAACGGCCAGACCAACGGCCAGACCCCCGACCAGACCAACGACGACCAGAGCAACGCCACCCGGGAGTTCCGTTTCGGCTCCTGGACTGCCCGCCCCAGCCTCAACCGCCTCCTCGGCGAGGCCGGCGAGACGGTCTCCCTGGAGCCCCGATTGATGCGAGTCCTGGTCTCCCTGGCGCGAGCCGAGGGACGGCCGGTGTCGCGGGAGTCACTCCTCCAGGCGGTCTGGGGAGACGTGATGGTCACCGAGGATTCGCTGACCCTGGCGGTCTCGGAGCTGCGCAAGCTGCTGGGGGACGACCCCCGAAGGCCGTCCTACATCGAAACCATCCGCAAGGTCGGCTACCGCCTCCTGCCTCCGGTTCACTGGCTGGAGCCAGCGCCCCACCACCCGGAGACCGACCCCCTGGGCACCGTGCCCGCCGGCACCCTCGAGCTGAGCCCGGACCCACCGCCGGCTCCCTCCCCCGAGCCGGCGAGCTCCTCACCACCCCCAGGCCGACGCCTCGGAGCCCTTCCACCGGCTCCCCTGCAGCGTCGGCTGCAGATTCTTCTGCTGGCGCTGATCTTCGTGACCGCCCTGGGCGTGCTGTGGTGGAAGCTCTCCGGCGCCCCTGACCCGGGTCACGACGACGGCCCTCGAACTGCGGCGCCAGCGGAGAACCTTCCCCCATCCCCGGCCACCACCGTGCTCACCACCTACCCGGGGCTAGAGCTCGGCCCCGCCCTCTCCCCCGACGGCCGGCAGCTGGCCTTCGTGCGGCTGGCGGCATTGGGCGAGCACTACCGCATCTTTCTGAAAAATCTAAATACCGAAACCCCCATGGAGCTGGGGGGCGACATGCTCTACCAGGGAATGCCCAACTGGTCCCAAGACGGCTCCCGCCTGGCCTTCGTGGGCTGCACTTCGGAAGGTTGCGCCATCTACCTGCAGCCCCTGCCGGGCCAGGATCCGCGCCGCCTCTTCGAGCTCCAGGCGCTGATGCCGGGGTCGCTCTCCTGGTCCCCCGATGGCTCCTTCCTCGCCTTCGCGGACCGCCGGGGCCCCAGCGGCGCCGCCCGCATTCACCGGCTGTCCCTCCCCGCCTTGGAAGTAAAGCCCCTCACCCGATTCGCCGAGGAAAGCGTCGAGGACTTCTACCCCTCCCTCTCCCCCGACGGCCGCCGGCTGGCGTTCGCCCGGGGACTGTGGCGGGTCGATGCGGCCCGCGGGCTGCCCGGTCTGGTGGGTCAGGTCTTCGTCCTGGAGCTGGATTCGGGACGGCTGCGGCGGCTCACCGAGAAGCCCCAGGAGATCTTCGGCCTCGACTGGCAGCCCGGCGGTGACTCGCTGGTCTACGCGGCGCTGGACGAAAGCCTCGGCTCGGCCCTGCTGGAGCTTCCCCTGGACGGGAGCCCGCAGCGGCAGCTCTTCCACAGCGACTTCCTCATCCGCCATCCCCAGGTTCATCGCCCCACCGGCCGGATTCTCTTCGAGCATTGGAATGGGGATCAGAATGTCTGGCGCTTCGAGATCGACCCGTCGGTGGAGCGGCAGCGTTCCCTGGCCCCGGAAGACGGCGAGCGCTATCTCTACTCCACCCGCTTCGACGCCGGCGCCCGCTTCAGCCCCGACGGTAGCCGCATCGCCTTCATCTCCTCGCGCACCGGCAGCCACGAGGTCTGGATCCGAGACAAGGCGTCCGAGGCCCTCTATCAGCTGACGGACTTCCCCGACCGCAGCCCCCAGCCACCGCGCTGGTCCCCCGACGGCCGGCGCCTCGCCTTCACCGTGCACCCCGGGGAAGACTCTCATCTGTACATCGCCGACGCCCAGGCCCTCACCGTGCCCCAGCGGCCAACGGTCACCTGGCCCGGCAATCTGCGGCTTTCCAGCTGGTCCCGGGACGGACGCTCCCTCTACACGGCCAGCGACCGCTCCGGTAGCTGGCAACTGTGGAAGATCGACGCCACCACCGGCCACGGCCAGCAGCTCACCACCGCCGGCGGTACCACCGCCGCCGAGGCTCCCCATCCGAAAGGTAGTACCGCTGGCCTCTACCTCTACTTCACTCGCCCGAAGCAGCCGGGCTTGTGGCGGCGGCCGCTGGACCAGTTCCCGGAAACCCCCGACAGCGAGCCGGCGGAGCTCTTCGCCGAGGATCTCAACACCTTCGACGACCGCAATTGGGGCCTGAAGGACACCGATCTCTTCTACTGCTACCGCACCGCCGAGGGAGCCTGGCTACGGCTCCGGGATCTCGACTCCGGCGCCCAGCGCACCCTCACCCAGCTCCCCTGGATCCCCTCCGCCTCCCACGCCATGGATCTCTCCCCGAACGGCCGGGAGCTGCTCCTGGGCCAGGTAGAAGACCTCAGTGCCGACGTATTGGCGCTGGAGCCGCCGGATTAG
- a CDS encoding DASS family sodium-coupled anion symporter, translating into MNQRRPAPSQRFPGLRRPVPLRRLALVAGPLAALATYWLLPESYLGAGGESVALAHGARATAGIAVWMALWWMTEALPVYATALLPLALLPLTGAATMAEAASPYGHPLIYLFLGGFILALAMERWGLHRRIAFSVLKMSGEKPRNVVGGFMAVTAGLSMWVSNTATAVMMLPIALSVVDLLEDRCAPDERPSGTDQGLEETKPQPSPLALCLLLGIAYSASIGGLGTLVGTPPNLFLASYAESQLGIALGFGRWMLVGVPLVLVFLPLAWLLLTRVLYALPERPLRGGLELARQGLAELGGWSGGEKRTAAVFALTAGAWIFRPLLAQLEVAGMQPLAGLTDPGIAILAALALFMLPAGRDAARGQRVMDWPTAVKLPWGLLVLFGGGLSLAAALQANGVATYLGSQVGALAGLPAILPILAVTALMIFLTEITSNTASTAALVPVLAALAGGLGLDPLMLALPAAVAASCAFMLPVATPPNAIVFGSDRVPMAAMIRAGLWLNLAGVVLITLWAYFLAFRVLGIGVG; encoded by the coding sequence ATGAACCAACGCCGACCTGCTCCGAGCCAGCGCTTCCCCGGCCTCCGCCGGCCGGTCCCGTTGCGCCGCCTGGCCCTCGTCGCAGGGCCGCTGGCGGCGCTCGCTACCTATTGGCTGCTGCCGGAGAGCTATCTCGGCGCTGGCGGCGAGAGCGTGGCGCTGGCCCACGGTGCCCGCGCCACCGCCGGCATCGCGGTGTGGATGGCGCTGTGGTGGATGACCGAAGCCCTACCGGTCTACGCCACCGCCCTCCTGCCCCTGGCGCTGCTGCCCCTCACCGGCGCCGCCACCATGGCGGAAGCGGCGTCCCCCTACGGCCATCCGCTGATCTACCTCTTCCTCGGAGGCTTCATCCTCGCCCTGGCCATGGAGCGTTGGGGGCTGCACCGGCGCATCGCCTTCTCAGTGCTGAAGATGTCCGGAGAGAAACCGCGCAACGTCGTGGGTGGCTTCATGGCGGTGACCGCCGGCCTCAGCATGTGGGTCTCCAACACCGCCACCGCGGTGATGATGTTGCCCATCGCCCTGAGCGTGGTGGATCTGCTGGAGGACCGCTGCGCGCCGGATGAGCGCCCTTCCGGTACCGACCAAGGCCTCGAAGAGACGAAGCCCCAACCGAGCCCCCTCGCCCTCTGCCTGCTCCTGGGCATCGCCTACTCCGCCTCCATCGGCGGCCTCGGCACCCTGGTGGGCACGCCCCCCAACCTCTTCCTCGCCTCCTACGCCGAAAGCCAGCTGGGCATCGCCCTCGGCTTCGGCCGCTGGATGCTGGTGGGAGTGCCCTTGGTCCTGGTCTTCCTGCCGCTGGCGTGGCTGCTGCTGACCCGGGTGCTCTACGCCCTGCCGGAGCGCCCGCTCCGCGGCGGCCTGGAGCTGGCGCGGCAAGGCCTGGCGGAGCTCGGAGGCTGGAGCGGCGGCGAAAAACGCACCGCGGCGGTCTTCGCCCTCACCGCCGGAGCCTGGATCTTCCGGCCCCTGCTAGCGCAGCTCGAGGTGGCGGGGATGCAGCCCCTGGCGGGGCTCACGGACCCGGGCATCGCCATCCTCGCCGCCCTCGCCCTCTTCATGCTCCCCGCCGGCCGGGACGCCGCCCGCGGGCAGCGGGTGATGGACTGGCCGACAGCGGTCAAGCTCCCCTGGGGTTTGTTGGTGCTCTTCGGCGGCGGCCTGAGCCTGGCAGCGGCGCTCCAGGCCAACGGCGTCGCCACTTACTTGGGCAGCCAGGTGGGAGCCCTCGCCGGCCTGCCGGCGATCCTCCCCATCCTGGCGGTGACGGCGCTGATGATCTTCCTCACGGAGATCACCAGCAACACCGCCAGCACCGCCGCCCTGGTCCCCGTCCTCGCCGCCCTCGCCGGCGGCCTGGGCCTCGACCCGCTGATGCTCGCCCTCCCCGCCGCCGTCGCCGCCAGCTGCGCCTTCATGCTCCCCGTCGCCACCCCACCCAACGCCATCGTCTTCGGCTCCGACCGCGTCCCCATGGCCGCCATGATCCGCGCCGGCCTCTGGCTCAACCTCGCCGGCGTGGTGCTCATCACCCTGTGGGCGTACTTCCTGGCGTTTCGGGTGCTGGGAATCGGCGTGGGCTAA
- a CDS encoding NYN domain-containing protein: MSTPETSHLAVLIDADNAQAARIAEILGEVARYGTATVKRAYGDWTTSHLAQWKTVLHVHAVQPIQQFRYTQGKNATDSALIIDAMDLLHGGRVDGFCLVSSDSDFTRLATRIREAGLAVYGFGEKKTPKPFVAACDKFIFTEILSQPSKKSPPPKKASSKLRELLLLAVTSAAQEDGWAGLSGVGSWINQNDPSFDSRNFGYKKLGELVRDQAYLEVDERRGGGGGSAVHLFVRPREA, encoded by the coding sequence ATGTCCACCCCCGAAACCTCCCACCTCGCCGTGCTCATTGACGCGGACAACGCCCAAGCGGCACGAATAGCGGAAATCCTCGGTGAGGTAGCCCGTTACGGGACGGCGACGGTCAAGCGCGCCTACGGAGATTGGACGACCTCGCACCTGGCGCAGTGGAAGACGGTGCTGCACGTCCACGCGGTGCAACCGATTCAACAGTTCCGCTATACACAGGGCAAGAATGCGACGGATTCGGCGCTGATCATCGACGCCATGGATCTGCTCCACGGGGGCCGGGTCGATGGCTTTTGTCTGGTTTCCTCGGACAGCGACTTCACCCGCCTGGCGACCCGGATCCGGGAAGCCGGGCTGGCCGTGTACGGGTTCGGCGAAAAGAAGACTCCGAAACCTTTCGTGGCAGCTTGCGACAAGTTCATTTTCACGGAGATCCTCAGCCAGCCTTCGAAGAAGAGCCCACCGCCGAAGAAGGCGAGCTCGAAGCTCCGCGAGCTGCTCTTGCTGGCGGTCACATCCGCTGCGCAAGAGGATGGTTGGGCGGGCCTCAGCGGAGTTGGAAGTTGGATCAATCAGAATGACCCTTCCTTCGACTCACGGAATTTCGGCTATAAGAAGTTGGGAGAGCTGGTGCGGGATCAAGCGTATCTGGAGGTGGACGAGCGGCGGGGAGGAGGCGGAGGCTCCGCGGTTCACCTGTTCGTCCGGCCGAGGGAGGCCTGA
- a CDS encoding sigma-70 family RNA polymerase sigma factor, giving the protein MDPNPPEGPAITSLLQRWSQGETGVADEIFHALYDELHKIADGFFARESEALTLQATAVLHEAYLRLALHPPSGYENRTHFLGLAARVMRQVLVDHARSRCRDKRGGGVRPFSLSEDGDAVVDSPEALLTLHRALEKLGREDPQKEEIVTARFFGGLTQVEIADSLGISRITVQRQWRRARAWLYAELVSGTGGSV; this is encoded by the coding sequence ATGGACCCAAATCCCCCTGAAGGCCCCGCCATCACCAGCCTGTTGCAGCGCTGGAGTCAAGGGGAGACCGGTGTCGCGGACGAGATCTTTCACGCTCTCTACGATGAGCTGCACAAGATCGCCGACGGCTTCTTTGCCCGGGAGTCGGAGGCCCTGACCCTGCAGGCCACCGCAGTTCTCCACGAAGCCTACCTGCGCCTCGCCCTGCACCCGCCCTCGGGCTATGAGAACCGCACTCACTTTCTCGGCCTGGCGGCGCGGGTGATGCGTCAGGTGCTGGTGGACCATGCCCGCAGCCGGTGCCGGGACAAGCGGGGCGGCGGCGTCAGACCCTTCTCCCTGTCGGAGGATGGAGATGCCGTGGTGGACAGCCCGGAAGCTCTGCTCACGCTGCATCGGGCGCTCGAGAAGCTGGGCCGCGAGGATCCGCAGAAGGAGGAGATCGTCACCGCGCGGTTCTTTGGCGGCCTGACCCAAGTAGAAATCGCCGACAGCCTCGGCATCTCCCGCATCACCGTGCAACGCCAATGGCGCCGGGCCCGAGCCTGGCTCTACGCGGAGCTGGTCTCAGGCACGGGAGGCTCGGTCTGA